One genomic segment of Isachenkonia alkalipeptolytica includes these proteins:
- the tdh gene encoding L-threonine 3-dehydrogenase produces MSQSMNVVMKEKAEKGGVFTTKEIPVPKSNEVLVKIHATSICGTDAHIYNWDEWSQSRIKPPYVMGHEFAGEVVEIGKDVKAIKLGDIVSAETHIVCEVCEFCKTGQAHICKDTQILGVDVDGTYAEYVAIPEANAWVNPKGVDPAYLAVQEPLGNAVHTVMEGEIVGKSIAVVGCGPIGIMSVAVAKAVGASKVIAVEVNEYRLNLAKELGADVVINPMEEDPIQRVLDETDGLGVDIVAEMSGNARAIDQGLKYLKLGGRMSMLGIPNDKISLDVANDIVFKGITIQGIAGRKMYKTWYQVKGLIESGNLDLEPIITHRLPMEDFEKGFELMESGNCGKVVLYPDSSVLEKYK; encoded by the coding sequence ATGAGTCAGTCAATGAATGTCGTTATGAAGGAAAAGGCGGAAAAAGGTGGAGTTTTCACAACAAAAGAGATACCGGTTCCCAAGAGTAATGAAGTTCTGGTAAAAATCCATGCCACTTCCATTTGTGGTACCGATGCTCATATTTACAACTGGGATGAATGGTCTCAAAGTCGAATAAAACCACCCTATGTTATGGGCCATGAATTTGCCGGAGAAGTTGTTGAAATTGGCAAAGACGTAAAAGCCATTAAACTTGGGGATATTGTTTCCGCGGAAACCCATATTGTTTGTGAAGTTTGTGAGTTTTGCAAGACCGGTCAAGCCCATATTTGCAAAGACACACAAATTCTAGGGGTGGATGTAGACGGGACTTATGCAGAGTACGTAGCGATTCCTGAAGCCAACGCTTGGGTAAATCCTAAAGGTGTTGATCCGGCATACTTAGCAGTTCAAGAGCCATTAGGAAATGCTGTCCATACCGTTATGGAAGGTGAAATCGTAGGGAAGTCCATTGCAGTAGTAGGGTGCGGTCCGATCGGTATTATGTCCGTAGCTGTTGCTAAAGCCGTAGGAGCTTCTAAGGTGATTGCCGTAGAGGTTAATGAATATCGATTGAACTTAGCAAAGGAACTGGGTGCTGATGTAGTAATCAATCCGATGGAAGAAGATCCGATTCAACGGGTGTTAGATGAAACAGATGGTTTAGGTGTAGATATTGTAGCGGAAATGTCAGGAAATGCTAGGGCTATCGACCAAGGATTAAAATACTTGAAGCTCGGTGGCAGGATGTCCATGCTAGGGATCCCGAATGATAAAATTTCCTTAGATGTGGCGAATGATATCGTATTTAAAGGTATTACCATTCAAGGAATTGCCGGGCGTAAAATGTACAAAACCTGGTATCAGGTTAAGGGATTGATTGAATCCGGAAATTTAGATTTAGAGCCGATTATTACTCATCGGTTACCCATGGAAGATTTTGAAAAAGGCTTCGAATTGATGGAGTCGGGAAATTGTGGTAAGGTGGTACTGTATCCGGATTCATCTGTTCTGGAAAAGTATAAGTAA
- a CDS encoding glycine C-acetyltransferase, protein MSNVHELQFIKDQIEDLKKDGVYRKLPVLEGANESEILLNGKKVINLSSNNYLGFANHPKLKEAAIKGVEEYGVGSGAVRTIVGNMDIHEELEKTLAEFKREEAVMVYQSGFNCNAGTIQAITGKGDLIISDELNHASIIDGARLSRADKTVYKHADMKDLERILKEKRDQYTNVLIITDGVFSMDGDIAPLPEIVELAEKYKAMTYVDDAHGSGVLGESGRGTVDHFGLHGRVDFTIGTLSKAIGVVGGYVAGSNTMKEWLSHRGRPILFSTSLPPAAVCAISEAVKLLMSTTEFTDKLWENGRYFKDRMKEAGFDIGNSGTPITPVMVGEEEVTMKFSKGLLDRGVFVSGIVFPTVPKGTGRLRCMVTAGHTKEQLDQAVETFVSVGKEMGVI, encoded by the coding sequence ATGTCAAACGTACATGAACTACAGTTTATCAAAGATCAAATTGAAGACTTAAAAAAAGACGGGGTATACCGAAAGTTGCCGGTTCTTGAGGGAGCCAATGAGTCGGAAATCTTATTAAACGGAAAAAAGGTTATCAACCTTTCTTCCAATAATTATTTAGGTTTTGCCAATCATCCGAAGCTAAAGGAAGCGGCAATAAAAGGCGTTGAAGAGTATGGAGTGGGTTCCGGTGCGGTACGGACCATTGTTGGAAATATGGACATTCATGAGGAGTTGGAAAAAACCTTAGCGGAGTTTAAGCGGGAAGAAGCAGTAATGGTATACCAATCGGGATTCAACTGTAATGCGGGAACCATTCAGGCCATCACAGGTAAAGGGGATCTGATCATTTCCGACGAGTTAAACCATGCAAGTATTATTGACGGAGCGAGACTCAGTCGTGCGGATAAAACGGTTTATAAGCATGCCGACATGAAAGATTTAGAGCGGATACTAAAAGAAAAGCGGGATCAGTACACCAATGTATTAATAATTACCGACGGGGTTTTTAGTATGGATGGTGATATTGCACCCTTGCCGGAAATCGTAGAATTAGCAGAAAAGTACAAAGCCATGACCTATGTGGATGATGCCCATGGATCCGGGGTACTCGGAGAAAGTGGACGGGGTACTGTGGATCATTTTGGACTTCACGGACGAGTGGACTTTACTATCGGAACCTTGTCAAAAGCAATTGGTGTTGTAGGTGGTTATGTTGCAGGAAGTAATACGATGAAGGAATGGTTAAGCCATCGGGGGCGACCTATTCTTTTCAGCACATCCTTACCTCCCGCCGCAGTCTGCGCTATTTCAGAAGCAGTAAAACTATTGATGAGCACTACGGAATTTACTGATAAACTTTGGGAAAATGGTCGGTATTTCAAAGATCGAATGAAGGAAGCTGGCTTTGATATTGGTAATAGCGGTACTCCCATCACACCGGTAATGGTAGGGGAAGAAGAGGTAACCATGAAATTCAGTAAAGGATTGCTTGATAGAGGAGTTTTTGTATCGGGAATTGTATTTCCCACAGTGCCCAAGGGTACGGGAAGATTACGGTGCATGGTAACCGCTGGTCATACAAAAGAGCAGCTGGATCAAGCAGTGGAAACCTTTGTGTCCGTGGGAAAAGAAATGGGAGTAATCTAA
- a CDS encoding DUF503 domain-containing protein, with product MVVGICSIQLIMFENHSLKEKRHLIKSIIEKIKHRYNVSIAEVGEHEKWQRSEIGIACVSNDKKHVDGVLQKIISYIDQDGRFDMEISQYEIF from the coding sequence ATGGTTGTAGGGATTTGCAGTATTCAATTGATCATGTTTGAGAATCACTCCTTGAAGGAAAAGCGGCATCTGATCAAAAGCATAATAGAAAAAATCAAACACCGATACAATGTTTCCATCGCAGAAGTTGGTGAGCATGAAAAATGGCAGCGCTCGGAGATTGGAATTGCCTGTGTAAGCAATGATAAAAAGCATGTGGACGGTGTTTTGCAAAAAATCATAAGTTACATCGATCAGGATGGCCGATTTGATATGGAGATTTCACAGTATGAAATTTTTTAA
- the nth gene encoding endonuclease III, with translation MNKEEIKTVLEILKKNYPDAKSELSFKNPFELLIATIMAAQSTDRQVNIITKKLFELYPSPEDMVKLSEEELGKLIKSSGFYRNKSKNILKACEILLKEHQGEVPKTREELVKLPGVGRKTANVVISNVFGQDAIAVDTHVFRVTNRIGIVKAKTVEATEEELMKKIPKDLWSEAHHWFILHGRRVCKARKPLCEICELRQYCIYNRKLRNES, from the coding sequence CTGAATAAAGAAGAGATCAAAACTGTACTGGAAATACTGAAGAAAAACTATCCCGATGCAAAAAGCGAATTAAGTTTTAAAAACCCATTTGAGTTATTAATTGCCACGATTATGGCGGCTCAATCCACGGATCGACAGGTGAACATTATTACAAAAAAACTTTTTGAACTATATCCGAGCCCAGAAGATATGGTAAAACTTTCGGAAGAGGAGTTAGGAAAGCTGATTAAGAGTAGCGGTTTTTACCGGAATAAAAGCAAAAATATATTGAAAGCCTGTGAAATTTTATTGAAAGAACATCAAGGAGAGGTTCCCAAAACCCGGGAAGAACTTGTAAAGCTACCGGGGGTAGGGAGAAAAACCGCGAACGTGGTAATAAGCAACGTTTTTGGACAGGACGCCATTGCCGTGGATACCCATGTTTTTCGAGTAACGAACCGCATCGGTATCGTAAAAGCAAAAACGGTAGAGGCCACGGAAGAGGAATTAATGAAAAAAATCCCGAAAGATTTATGGTCGGAAGCCCATCACTGGTTTATACTTCATGGAAGAAGAGTATGTAAGGCCCGCAAGCCTCTTTGTGAGATCTGTGAACTTCGTCAGTACTGCATATATAATCGAAAGCTCAGGAATGAATCCTAA